One Serpentinicella alkaliphila DNA segment encodes these proteins:
- a CDS encoding helix-turn-helix domain-containing protein → MEFYTKQIEKTKSTSSPLLLKNHMIKRVIESKGQIKIKDLAYEIGYSERHTNLKFTEYFGMSPKLLSKIIRFQYVLNKLNKYIANPNQSSLILIAQEAGYYGQSHMYKDFSEFSSCSPGQYLDLLRQKNYYNRLVVVNSLVDK, encoded by the coding sequence ATGGAATTTTACACAAAACAAATAGAAAAAACTAAATCCACATCAAGCCCTCTGCTTCTAAAAAATCATATGATAAAAAGAGTTATTGAGTCTAAAGGACAAATAAAAATAAAGGATTTAGCCTATGAAATTGGATATTCAGAAAGACATACAAATCTCAAATTTACTGAGTATTTCGGAATGTCTCCAAAACTATTAAGTAAAATCATACGATTTCAGTATGTATTGAACAAACTGAATAAATATATTGCTAATCCTAATCAATCCAGCCTCATTCTAATAGCCCAAGAAGCAGGTTACTATGGCCAATCCCACATGTACAAGGATTTTAGCGAGTTCTCTAGTTGTTCTCCTGGTCAATATTTAGACCTCTTAAGACAAAAAAATTATTACAATCGTCTTGTAGTAGTTAATAGTCTAGTTGATAAATAG
- a CDS encoding (2Fe-2S)-binding protein yields the protein MRKINDRSRNLGVFMEMADDEIIICRCEEVTKGEIRRAIHAGMFTLQEVRKFLRTGMGLCQGQTCGKLVKAIIARELNISPNELESSTGRAPMRPIEMQVLANERKEG from the coding sequence ATGAGAAAGATTAATGACAGATCTAGGAATTTAGGAGTTTTTATGGAAATGGCGGACGACGAAATAATTATATGTAGATGTGAAGAGGTTACAAAGGGTGAAATACGGAGAGCGATACATGCTGGCATGTTTACACTTCAGGAAGTAAGAAAGTTTTTGCGTACAGGTATGGGTCTGTGTCAGGGGCAGACCTGTGGGAAGTTAGTAAAAGCTATTATTGCGCGAGAACTTAATATATCACCTAATGAACTAGAATCATCAACTGGCCGTGCTCCGATGCGTCCTATTGAAATGCAGGTACTGGCCAATGAAAGAAAGGAGGGCTGA
- a CDS encoding Rid family hydrolase — MMKGSAAMKMERKNYYSGSALEEKVGFSRMVSIGPFIHIGGTTSVQPDGSVFGIDSPYEQTKYILQKLIHLLEGAGATIEDVIKVKCYTTEMSYAQEIAKAYTESFFEVKPLLTIVGITMLNRETQLVEIELETVKVNS, encoded by the coding sequence ATGATGAAAGGTAGTGCAGCAATGAAAATGGAAAGAAAAAATTACTATTCAGGAAGTGCATTAGAAGAAAAGGTTGGATTTTCAAGAATGGTATCCATTGGACCCTTCATCCATATCGGAGGAACAACTTCTGTACAACCAGATGGAAGCGTATTTGGGATAGATAGTCCATACGAACAGACAAAATATATATTACAAAAACTCATTCATTTATTAGAGGGGGCTGGGGCTACTATTGAAGATGTTATAAAAGTAAAATGCTACACAACTGAGATGTCCTATGCTCAGGAAATAGCAAAAGCGTATACTGAATCATTTTTTGAAGTTAAACCTTTACTCACAATTGTTGGAATTACTATGTTGAATAGGGAGACTCAACTAGTAGAAATAGAATTGGAAACCGTAAAAGTAAATAGCTAG
- a CDS encoding staygreen family protein: MERLDPEKLSVEFRPGVTTTEPILGRKYTLTHSDITAELFLTIGLEFAHDKITTMRDEVLAEWRSSNSGLFLYVYVYVGNFGSTMNAIRNTIFRRELPLALEAIVYGDNKFFTVHPQLYYAPIWIYFDSTDYSYNRFEYWGTPMDYK, encoded by the coding sequence ATGGAAAGATTGGATCCTGAAAAGCTTTCTGTGGAATTCAGACCGGGGGTAACAACAACTGAACCAATATTAGGACGAAAATATACATTGACACACTCTGATATAACAGCTGAGTTATTTCTGACTATAGGCTTAGAATTTGCACATGATAAAATCACTACAATGAGGGATGAGGTTTTGGCAGAATGGAGAAGTTCTAATTCGGGTTTATTTCTTTATGTATACGTTTATGTAGGTAATTTTGGATCGACAATGAACGCCATAAGAAATACTATCTTTAGGCGTGAACTACCATTGGCACTTGAAGCTATTGTTTATGGGGACAATAAATTTTTCACAGTACATCCACAATTATATTACGCTCCTATATGGATATATTTTGATTCTACAGATTATAGCTATAATCGGTTTGAGTACTGGGGTACTCCTATGGATTATAAGTAA